One Dasypus novemcinctus isolate mDasNov1 chromosome 27, mDasNov1.1.hap2, whole genome shotgun sequence genomic window, CCAGGAGCGATGGCATCCTCCCTGGTGGAAGTCCGCAAATTCCCAGTAAAGGCCTGAAGCCTTATCAAGGTCCCTACCCTTTATAACCCAGAGGTTTTACATTTTACTGTGCAGGAGAATCATCTGTGCCATTTGGTTAAACTAAAGATTCCAGGGCCCTACCACCTCCCAACACACTGGTGCACCAGATTCTGCTTTAGAAGGAACAGGATGTAGTCCAGGAATCTAAATGCTTGGCAAGCTCCTTCTGTCGGGGTAATCTGaggccacactttgagaaacgTTGCTCTCTGAACCCTCTTCAGCAGCTCTGGTGGATGGTGGAGGCAGCTTGGCCTCCCCTCCCCTTACTGTTGTACACAAAACAATCAGACGGAGCTGAGCGCTCAGGACAAATCCAACTCCTGGGATCCACCTCCCACCACCACTCCCAAATTGGTAATGTATAAGAAAACGCCTTGTAAACtgcaaagtaaatattttttgagtatgAGGAAGGTCAGGGCATTCCAGCAAAGTGAGCCATCCCTGCCCCAGCTTGTATACGAAACCTTCCACCCTGGATACCTTGCTCACGCGTGCCACACACAGGCTTTCTCACCACGCCCACTACCAAATCCCAGGGCTGAGCAGCAGTCCCTACTCCTAAACATCTGCGGAATACCTCCAAGTTTTAGGGCTGGAGGTACCTCTTCACAAGCCCAGCCCTTTCCTCCCCCTCTGTATATCCCTCCTCCCCGGCCCGCCTGCTCACCGGAGGTCACTGCCCCCATATATCTCCTTGggcctcttcttcctctccttctggaacctGACCAGGCAGAATACAGCGATCGACAGAAACAGCAGGCCCAGGAGCACCCCGATCAGAGCCCCCGCCACTCGGCCTTTGGAGGAATCTAAGGAGACACAGGACCCCCAGTCGCAGACCTTCCTGGGCCCCCTCCTCAGCCTGCTTTGAGCAGCCTCCCGCCCCAAATCTGCCAGTCTGGCCCCTGTCCAGCATCCCCTACCAGTCACAGAGAGGGTCAGCTCGCAGGAAGCACTGCCCAGCTGGTTGGTGGCCACACAGCGGTAGGTGCCCGAAGAGGTCAGGGAGAGGTTGGTGAGAATGAGCTGCCCAGACACCTCATctggagggggaagaggaagcGTTTCACCACTCGTTCAACCAACAGGGAGCGCCTTCTACAAGGAAAGCTTATTTCCTTTCATCCCTACAACAACCTTGTCAGGAGGGGATTAACCTCCTTTTATTGATAGAGAATCTGGCACAGAGAAGTAATTGAGGTGACCCAGACAGAAGTGCCAAAGTCACTGCAACAACCTCTGTGCTCTTTCCACCCTCCACAGCTGGCTTTTcagggccaggggtggggaaggttggggtggggggatggactGCACATACAGGACAGATTCAGAGACTGGCaaggaagtggggggggggagggcccaTTGGCTAAAGTCAGGTTCCTGGTTGGAAGTGAAAAGCTAGAAACTGCATCCTCTGAAGTGGCTCTGAAGTGACCCAGATGCTTTTCTAAAGTGGTTATCTTTGCTTTAGCAGGCATAGCTCAATGCCAGGAGGTGATCTGGGGGTTTCTGGGTTGCTAGAGGGGTTTTCTGAGACTAGGGGGAGAAGAGACAGGGTAATTGGAGCCTTCCTGAGGAAGCTGAGAAACCAAGGCTCTTCGAGAGTTAGATGGTTCTAACAAAGAAACTGGCTAAATGATTCAAGCCAGTCCATtctgctgtgcctcagtttcccctctagCAAGTCTAGATAGGACTCATGATCCTTAAGAAATCTAAAAGAAATCCCACAAAAGCAGATAAGTGGGAATCAGGAGAATGCCTCCTGCTCTCCATTCTCCCCCAGGATATCAGGAGTACATGTGGCTGGAGAAACGCCCGCAGGGTCACCAGCCAATACCTGACTGGGGAGACAGTagggaagaggcaaagaagggtATCTTGGTTTGCCTCATACCCCCAGCCATGTGACTGGGAATGTGAATGTGCGGGATTTAGAGGCCACATTTCCCTGGGTCCTGAGTCCGCTCTCCCATGATGCCCTGGGCCGTTACCTTGCACCACGCTGCCAGGAGAAGGCGTAGGAGAAGATCCAAGATGCACCCAGTTGTACACTGGCCTGGGAGCTCCCTGGGCAGAGCTGCATCTCAGGGCAGCAGCGCCTCCCACGGAGGTCTGCCCACTCTGACTGCACAAGGGGCGACTGGGGGGCACTGCAAAGGCAATCACAGCACCTTAGCAACTGCCTAACCCCACACCCATTCAGCACTGGAATTCCTgcttccctacccctcccaaaCAGTGGTCCATTTCTGTTCAGACACTGCTGCATCCCCAGGAAGTGAGTTCCACTGTTGGAAAATCTGATGGCTAGAAAATTCTTCCTCTCTGCTAATCTAGTGTCCACCCATTGGTCCCAGTTCCTGCCCTCTGGGTCcacaaagaaaaatcaaaatctcTCCTTCACATGACAGCCTTTCAGATATTTGAATACAGCTGTCAGTCACAGCTCCTAGGTCTTCTCTTTTCCATCTTAATATCCCTGGACTCCTTAACGGTTTCTCCTGGCTGCTCACTTGTGAGCAGGCTCCGGTCTGAGGTGAGATGGAAGTTCTGAACACAAAGCTGGTGCTCAGGGAAGGAGAAGCCAGCACAGAGAGGGGCCTTATCCCATGACTGGCCACTCGTCTTCTCTGCTGCTGACCTCAGAGCAGCAAATGGGAGGTGACTCTGTGGTCAGAGGTCTTGGGGACATGACTCTGACCCCCCTATCTAGGGAGGACTTTCTCTCTCAGACCCTTTGTTCCCAGGGGCTGAGGGAGGACACTCACTGTGCAGGATGGCTCTGAAGTGTGACCATCTAGATTAAAAGACCTGGGGAGGGGGTGTTTTTCCTTGGGGTGCTGGGTGGAGCTGTATGCTTGTGCTGGAAATCAGAACGAGGGAAGACTGAACAAGTCCAGCACAATTTCTTAGGGCAGGTGGGTGGCTGGCGGGGCCCCAGGCTGCCTTACCCAGCACAGTAAAGTTGATTAACCCCAACCCGTTGGTGTAGAAATCTGGCGGGTTGTTGACATGGCAGAGGTAGGTTCCAGTGTCCGAGGGGTGGACATCAGTCAGTTTCAGGGTGGCTACTCCTCCCGTGGGGGGGTTCTGAAGCAGGCTGGCCCGCTGTGCCTTAGGACCAGTTGGATACAGATGGCCATTGGTGAAGTACAGAATCTGGGAAGAGGCAGAAGATACACTACGTGCCTTTTCCTGCCTGGAATCAACTCTATAGTCCTTCCTTATAAACAGGTAGGACAGGCtggcgccagggaggctgatACCCTGTCTCAGGAACCAGGAAGGCCCATCTGCCTCAAATACCACCCTCTTCCAGGCGCTAAGTGAACTGGATTCCTTGCTCTCAGCTAAGCACCGTtctatgtgaaaaaataaaactaatacgAAAGaccaacaaaaattttaaatgttcttttaaaaaaaagtaatgtggATATTTCTAGAAGGGCACACCTATTTTCCTACCATCAACCACAACACCTTCGTGTGAGTGGGTTTATTAACTGAAACTGGGGCTGCCCCACCACAGGGGGTGTTGGATATGGGAGGGGTGATACAGGGGCACAGACAGCAGGCGCAAGAGGAGCTGGGAAGGGTCCACTTATCTTTTCATCCGAGCAAGCTGACCCACACCCCTGCGGACCCCACTCCTCATCCTGGAAGGCCCCTCTGTGTGCCTCAGGCCTGCCTCTCTCCTTGTCACCCCCTCCCAGCGGCAGAGGAGGCCCCGCAAAGGCTCACAGGCTGTGACGCAGAGGCAGGCTGCCCAGGCTGCACGAAGCTCCACTCCAGGGCGAAGCTGTCCCCCACCGACGTGCTGTAGCTGCAGGGCAGCTCGGCGGTCCGGCCCGCCTGCGAGCTCAGCGGCTCGGCGGGCACCCTCACCTCCACGGCTCGCCCGGGGGCTGGGGACCAGAGGGagacagggggagggggaggcgctCAGGCGGGGCCCCCACCCAATCCCACGACCTTGAAGGGTCCAGCGCCGTAAGGCGCTTCCACCACCAAGCCTGGGGTTCCCTCCGGCCGAGttcagcccccacccccccatccctccCTTTGCGAAACCTGAGGTTTCCGGGAGGGAGGGCCCCGCGGCCCAGCCGGGCTTTTGTGGGTGAAAGGACCCAGACGGAGCCAGGTATGAGGGTGTGTTtgccagggaaaggaaaacaaCGTCCCCGCGGTGGCTAAGCCCGCGCCTCTGAGAGGCCTGCCTGCTGGGGCGCCCCGGTCCTCGCTGCGGGGGCTCGGACGTCCCCTCCCGGGGCCTCGCGCGCCCGCCCCTGCCCGCACAGCCCCGAAGGCCCGCGGGGAAGCAGGGTTGCGCCCGAGGCCGCCCAGCCCCTCTCCTCACCGCTCAGGGCCAGGAGACCCAGCAGGGCCCCGCAGAGGAAAGGCCCCGGGAGCCGGGCCATGGCGGCGTCCTGCAGTCTGTGGGTCCCCCTGGGTGCCGGCGGGTGGGCAGGGAGCGCCCGAAGGGCAGTCGCCTCGTGCTGGGCCGGAGCGGCACTGGCTATCTCAGGGCAAACAAGGGGAGAGGCGGCAGCCTCGGGCAGGGCGCTGCTCCGCCCTCCTCCAGGCCCGTTCTGGCATCAGCTAATCCTGCtgccttctctcttcttcctcccacttccgGAGAAAAGGTTGGGGTTGGGGTGGACACCCTGAGGGGCCTGGAGCTCTGGAGGGAGAGGGccttcagaaggagaagagcttCCTGAGAGCAAAGCCTTCGGAATGGAGAGGGCAGGGACACCGCCCACACCCAGGGGCAGGCCGTCGCCGGGCCCCTTTAGAGATGCTCGTTCCTTCAAAGCCTCTCTTGGGGCTCTTTTATCACCACTTGCTGAGGGAGGTATCTCCACGGAAACTGtaacttcctcctccttcccagggTCACTCCATTTTACAGGCAGAGAAAATAAGACCCCGACGAGCCCCCACACTTGCTAGGAAGGAAAGCAGGGCCTTCCTCATCACGTCACCGCCAAACTCCTGGAGCTGAATCACGAGGTTTCCCACACCCACGCTACGCCCAGCTCTCCCCTCAGTAACAAGGGGATCCCTGCTAGGTGGGtaaggggtgttttttttttttaattttgtggcccgggaagcagacttggcccagtggatagggcgtctgcccaccacatgggaggtccgcggttaaaaccccgggcctccttgacccgtgtggagctggcccatgggcagtgctgatgcgcacaaggagtgccctgccacgcaggggtgtcccccgcgtaggggagccccacatgcaaggagtgcgccccgtaaggagagccgccaagcgtgaatgaaagtgcagcctgcccaggaatggcgccccacacagagagctgacacaacaagatgacgcaacaaaaagaaacacagattcccgtgctgctggtaaggatggaagcagtcacagaaaaacacacaccgaatagacacagagagcagacagctggggggaggggtggaggggagagaaataaaataaaataaataagtagataaatcttaaaaaaaaaattctgtggcCTGGAAGAGGGACGTACAAGTCTGAGCCCTCTCCCCTGCACTCAAGGAAGTAGAAATATATGCAGGaaagcggagttggcccaatggatagggcgcctgcctaccacgagatgtccagggttcaaacccagggcctcctgacccgtgtggagctggcccacgcacagtgctgatgcactcaaggagtgccgtgccacgcaggggagccccaaaagcgcagcctgcccaggaatggcgctgcacacacggagagctgacgcagcaagatgacgcaacgaaaacacgacacagattccaggtgccactgacaagaatacaagcaaacaacacaagaacatacagtgaatggacacagagagcagataactggggtagggagggtggggaaggggagagaaataaataaaaaataaatctttaaaaaaaaaaagaagtacatgCGAACCCAAGCACTCAAGCTCCAGCTGGAATGGCACCAGGTCAACCCCTTGTGTTACAGTGGGTGAGGGTCTCTTTGCTCCTCCACAGGACAGCAGGTACTCTTTTAAAGACTCTGAAAACACTCGGCTGAGCCAGAGAGCTCTGAGGCTGGGTGGAGAAGCCCTCCTGGTGACACAGCCTGGGCAGTGGGGCTCATTTTACATcattcttctgggactcccaagCTTGAAAATGCAATTTGACTCACACTTTCCATACAAACCCAGGGTATCTTTATTGAAATTGGCATGAACAAAAACACGCATTTCAAGTTAGTTTATATTTCCCAATCCTCTGCCCCACAAAAACCCCATCAAGCCAGCAGGACAAATTATATTAATGCAGGGAGCTGGAGTGGGGGCCAAGGAAGACATTAGATAGGGGTGGGATACAGCACAGGGGGAGGCCCTGGAGGATTTGTTGACTGGCAGTGCCCACCAGGCTCTTGGGGAGACCCAATCTCAGTAGCACTCAACTGTGGTCataggatggggtgggggtggggggtagagatGCTTCCTAATCCCAGATCCACTTCTCCTTCTACCTCCTAGACATTAGGGTCTTACTGAGATTCAGTTTCCCCCCTATAAAGAAAGGGGGGCAGAGAACTGGAGGTATGAAAAGCAGCCTCTCTCCCAAGACTCTAGGCTAGTGGTGACTCCTAACGGGAGGAGAGAAATCAGATGGCTTAGCCAAGAAGGGGCTGGGCCATCACACCAGCGACCCGGCCTGGCCCTGGGCAGGCACCATCAAGGGCACAGCACCCATGCGGCTCAAGGCAGAGGGAGAAACCCTATTAGAGGTGGGGGATTTCGGCTGAGAGTACACCTGATTGACCCTGGGCAGACTTGGTGAGGACAGGGCTTGACTGGAGACGCTGGGTGTAGGGGAAAGTGCACCGGACCTTGGAGGGCCCTGGGGTGGCCGAAGGGCTCGTGCTGAGGTGACAGAGGAGAGGGTCCCATTCTTGGAAATCGTGTCTGAGCCCTTGGGCCAGGGCAGGTTCCGGGGAGCAGTGGCGTCCTCCCTAATAGTCAAAGAAGTAATAAGAGGTAAGAAGGGGTGGGGCAGGAGCTTCTCCAGGCTTTGCTTTACTCCACCCCCTCCCCGGAACTCCAACCCTCTCTCCCTTAAAATCTGCCCAGAGGAATGGAGTGTCAGGCACTGTCTGAACTTCAGGGCTCTGTAAGGGACCAGAGACACTTACTTGATGTCATTGGCAGGCTCCTCCACAGCCTTGCTCCAGCGGTGGTACAGGAGGACCAGGCCAGCCAGCAGCCCCAGTCCAACCAGAGTACCCACAACGGCCCCAGCTACCACTGCAGCCCCATGCCCTGGAAAAGCCTCAGTGTCAGATGGGGACACCCAGAGGTGACCCACCCCTCCCCAAACCCACCACGCCTACTGCTACCATATGCACTCTCTTCTCTATggaggaggaggggtggctgTCAAGCAGGAAAACAGTCATTCACAGCCAAACATGTTTACAAACATTCGACCAGGACGTGCTCCCTGGCTTGGTACAGCCGGAGGCCTCAGACAACAGGCCTCTGCCCCTctcctgcagcccccacccccaaccccgtTGACCATGCTTCTCCACACTTACCCCTCACTGACCTGTGCTCACTTCCAGGGTCATGTTGCATTGGGCACTGCCCACCTTGTTTTGGGCCTTGCAGACGTATGTTCCAGACATGGAGGTAGAGAGGTTTGTGAGGTTTAAATACCCACGGATGCTATCTGTGGACACAATTTAGCTGTCAGACCAGGACTCCTATGCACCCCCATCCACCCCCACAAATCCTGCCCTCCTCGACTCTCTAGGAGACTCAGCTTGTCTGTCCCGAGGACAGGAAAGCCTGTGTCAGCCAGCATGCTGGCTTTTGCTCTCTCTTGCTGAAATGCTGGCTCAGTGCTGTTCCATTTTCACTCCTCAGACCTCCTAACTAACATCTGAAAGCAGGCTACCCGGAAAGCGATGCCCAGAAAATCAAGAACaccatttttacttttatttctgaaaGGAATTGTGGCAGGAGAGAAGGAACACTGGACTGGGCCCTAGAAAGCCTGGGTTCCAGAACAGGCCATGTGATTTTAGGCAAGTTACTTGGTATCTCCAGGTCTctatttttccatctgtaaaatggggctaatagaTCTGCCCATGGTGTTGAAAGGATGACATGAAACAGTCATTATAACGTACCATTTCTTGGCTGTTTACTCAACACCAAAGACTTTTCAAAGTCCTTTGTATGTACTCACCTACTACAATTTCACAATAAACCTATAAAGTactattttaaagaaacacaCATTTTATTGGGAAAATGGTCAAATGAAAAGTAGAGACAAAATGAAAATCTACGTACCTGCCACCTAGAGTCAACTGTGAACATgtgccattttttatttcatctctgTGCATCATGCTGAGACAGTCTAAAGTAAATACTTCAGcaagaatcttcaaaaaataaaggctttgtccctcataacaagATCATTGCCACACCTAACAAATTAGTAAAATTCTCTAAAATCATCTAATACTGTCCATATTTAAAAATGGTCCAATTTCTCAAATCAAGGCTATTAGATCCCCATTTCAGGAATGAAGGGACAGAGGCACAAAGTCACACAGTTTGTGAGAAACAGAGCCAGGATTTGGAAGTGGTCAATCCAGCTCCAGAGTCACCAGCCACATGGCCTTTCTGGTGGCACAAGTACACGGCCAGTGAAATCACCGAACCCGGGGCCTGCCTCTGTTCAGCTCTCTTGCTTCGCTCCTCCCCCCATCATCCTCATGCTCCTCTCCAGGACTTTCCAGCACTCACTGCCTCCCCTTTCCACTTCAGGCCCTCTGGTACACAGTCTCATAAGTATCCTCACCTAAAACGGGTGGAAAGAAAATATGGGCAGATGGGGGCAGCCGCTCCCACTCGTACTGGGCAGCAGGCTTACTCCTGGGGGACTGGCAGATCAAGGTCACGTtgttccccacgcgggggacaccctggaGACGGCAGGATGGAGGAGCTGGaagaactgggggaggggagacagaTTAAAAACTCACACCCAAGGGACCAATAGATCCTACCCATCCCTTCACACTCATATATACCGCCATTTACCCCTCCTCCAACCCTTACGCTCAGCCACCGGGAAGAGGGGCCTGCCTGGCTTCCCAAGTGGGGAGGCATTAGAAAGTGTGCTTCTTACTCACCTAGCACAATGAGTTCTATAGTTTTGCTGGTGAAGCCCTTGCTTACGCCTTGACTGTCCAACACATTCACAGAACACTTGTAGGAGCCAGAGTCTTTCTCCTGGAGATTCTCCAGCTTCAGCGACACGTTCCGGGAGGGCATGGGGTGGGCCAGAGATATTCCAGTTTTGCTTGTTGTGATCCCATTGATGTATGCCAACACCTGGTGTGCAACATAGATGTATCACTTGTACCCAAGGGCTCAGCTAATTCCCCTCCTCCAGACTGGCCACTCATGGGCACCCATCCCTTCTAACCTCTACCCCTGACTCCTCAGCCACCCTCTCACCACCCATGGCTACCCTTCACCAGAACACTTCTTGCACCCTATAAATTGTCTATTTCCCACTTGGGCATTTACAAAGGTGGTataaggagggagggagagagagatgtaAATAGGGGGGTAGGTATGAAAGCACCTTAGATTGCAATTGGGGTCTattcagggtttttaaaaaaattttaagtgcccCCTTCCTTTCTAAAaggatttttaatatgtttttactccccccaccccccacaagaTGGTTCCCCTGTCTGCTggttgtcatctttttttttttctttagaaggcactggaaaccaaaccctgaacctcccatgtgggagggggactcaactgcttgagtcacatcccctCCCAGGTTTTTGCAGAGCCTGAAACTTACATGACTTTGGGGGCGGGGGGACATGTTtaagataaagataaaatattcttttttcctcctaaaaaaaaacagatgataCTGTGAACACACTTTCCAGGATCTTGGAAAGAACCAGTGCAAATGAGGGGCTCTGAAATTAAGTTTCATTCCCTCCTAGGTAAATCTGGCTCCAAATATGTCTGGTGTCATGCAGGAAAACAGGTGGGAGATTGTGGGAGGAGGCTGCCCTTTGCTGCCCCAGGGGCAGGGGGACAGATGAGAATCATTTGAGAAGTGATCTGGGCCACAGAAGATGTGGAAAAGAGAAAGATGCTCAGCCCTGAAAAGCTGTGTGTTACTTACCAGTTACCTAACCCTTCCCCTTTCCTCAAGTCCCAAACCCCACCCCTATCCCCATAGTAAAGTTAAATGTCTCTACACTTTTACCGTGGTTTTTGTGCTGGGTTTCTAGGGGAAATTGGGGATAAGACAATTCTTTGGTGAAGCCTCCAAGGTAAGTACAAACACTAAAACGGGGAATTccttccctccccactccccgGGCCCCCCTCCCACAGTTAGGCCCGCCCTGGGCACAGCTTGCCCTAACCGAGATGCTTTCCTTCCTCACCTGATTCAGATCCTTCCCCTCCTGTTCCAGGAACCATTGCACCATGGGGTTCTCCCAGGGCTGGGCTGAAGACACCTCCCCTTTCAGGGTGTACCACGCTGGGAGCACCACTTCCGATCCCTCCACGACCTGCAACTTGGTGAAGCCAGCGGGCACGTGCAGTTCCGTCTGGGCCCGCGAGGCGGGTGCTGGGGACGAGAGCCGAGAGGCCTGAGCGCCGAGGCAGGCAAAGTGCGAAAAGTGCGTAAccggaagagcctccctggcccgGCCCCTGGAGGCCTCCAGGGCTGCCCCGGAACCGACCCCCGTGTTCTGCTTTCAATGCCCTCAGGGCTTACAGCAGCCCGTGGGTTGGTTGGTGGCAGAGACAGGCACACATTTCTATGCATTCATTTGTATGCAGGGGCGCAGGTTTCTgagctgggaggagaggggacagAGTTCTAGCGAGGAGGGGAAGGTAGCTGAGAAGCAGCACAGTTTAATACTTCTGACTTCCACCTCCCAGCTCACTTGCTCGCCCAATTTTCCCGGGCCGGAGATCCAGCGTCCCGTGTTCCAGCTTTCTCACCCGGATGCGCGGAGTGGGCTGGAGGCGCTGCGTTAGGCATTAACCCGCGGCTCCTTCTGAACGGCCGGGAGCACAGCAGAGCAGGGGACCGCCCTGGCCAGCGCCCAGGCCTGGCCCCGTGACGACGGCGGCGCTTTCCGGCCTCCCTCCCCGTCCCGACGGGCGGCcttcccgggggggggggggggccgaggCCTTCAAAGCTCCCAAGGGCCATTTTGGGGACCAGGCAATCCGGGCGTGTTCTCTCCAGATGAAGGTCTGGGGACAAGCGAGTGCAAGGCTTCCTCCGTGCGGGCCGCGTCCAGGACGTGGGCGGGGATTGGTTTCAAGGAGGGGGCTTGCGTCCCGGCGTCCGGGGACGCTCACTTTGGCCCTTCAGGGAGGCGAGGCGGCAGCCGAGGCCTAAGCCCCTGGGGGAATCATCTTGACGCTGGACCCGCCCCGCCTAAGGATGCTGCCCCGTGGCCTTGGCCCCCCGCCCGCCTGCGGCTCTCGGGCTCCAGATGCCACCTCCGCGTGGGGGACCTGCCGTCAAGGCGCCGGTGGCGGCCACGGACAGGCGCGGCCCTCGGCCCTCGCAGGCGCGCCCCGCGCCGATCCCGCCAGGATGCGCACCACCCCCTCCGCTTCCCGCCGGGCGTCTTTACCCCATTCCTTGGCCTCTGCGCCCCCTTCCCGTTTCCTGGCGGGTCCCAGCGGGCCGGGCAGGAAACTTGCGCCCGGTGATAAGGcagaagacaatgggggggaggggaccggaggttctgaggggaaaacAATCCCCGCCTCAAGGAGCTGGACGCCCCTTTGGGACACCGCGCTCTCGCCCGACGGCGGCCGAGGCTCGAGGCCGGTACAGCCG contains:
- the VSIG2 gene encoding V-set and immunoglobulin domain-containing protein 2, giving the protein MARLPGPFLCGALLGLLALSAPGRAVEVRVPAEPLSSQAGRTAELPCSYSTSVGDSFALEWSFVQPGQPASASQPILYFTNGHLYPTGPKAQRASLLQNPPTGGVATLKLTDVHPSDTGTYLCHVNNPPDFYTNGLGLINFTVLVPPSRPLCSQSGQTSVGGAAALRCSSAQGAPRPVYNWVHLGSSPTPSPGSVVQDEVSGQLILTNLSLTSSGTYRCVATNQLGSASCELTLSVTDSSKGRVAGALIGVLLGLLFLSIAVFCLVRFQKERKKRPKEIYGGSDLREDAIAPGISEPTSVRADSSNRLLERPASASTVTTTKSKLPMIV
- the ESAM gene encoding endothelial cell-selective adhesion molecule translates to MISLLRPPKLKWLWFLFLELSALAPASRAQTELHVPAGFTKLQVVEGSEVVLPAWYTLKGEVSSAQPWENPMVQWFLEQEGKDLNQVLAYINGITTSKTGISLAHPMPSRNVSLKLENLQEKDSGSYKCSVNVLDSQGVSKGFTSKTIELIVLVLPAPPSCRLQGVPRVGNNVTLICQSPRSKPAAQYEWERLPPSAHIFFPPVLDSIRGYLNLTNLSTSMSGTYVCKAQNKVGSAQCNMTLEVSTGHGAAVVAGAVVGTLVGLGLLAGLVLLYHRWSKAVEEPANDIKEDATAPRNLPWPKGSDTISKNGTLSSVTSARALRPPQGPPRSGALSPTPSVSSQALSSPSLPRVNQVYSQPKSPTSNRVSPSALSRMGAVPLMVPAQGQAGSLV